A single region of the Onychomys torridus chromosome 11, mOncTor1.1, whole genome shotgun sequence genome encodes:
- the Il10 gene encoding interleukin-10: protein MPGSALLCCLLLLAEVGTSRGHYTQDENNCTHFPVSQTHMLRELRIAFSQVKTFFQKKDQLDNILLTDSLLKDFKGYLGCQTLSEMIQFYLVEVMPQAENHGPEIKEHLNSLGEKLKTLRRQLQRCHRFLPCENKSKAVEQVKNDFNKLQEKGVYKAMNEFDIFINCIEAYMTIRMKN, encoded by the exons atgcctggctcagcacTGCTCTGTTGCCTGCTCTTACTGGCTGAGGTGGGGACCAGCAGAGGCCACTACACCCAGGATGAGAATAATTGCACCCACTTCCCAGTCAGCCAGACTCACATGCTTCGAGAGCTGCGGATTGCCTTCAGCCAGGTGAAGACTTTCTTT CAAAAGAAGGACCAGCTGGACAACATACTGCTAACTGATTCCTTACTGAAGGACTTTAAG GGTTACTTGGGCTGCCAAACCTTATCAGAAATGATCCAGTTTTACCTGGTAGAAGTGATGCCCCAGGCAGAGAACCATGGCCCAGAAATCAAGGAGCATTTGAACTCCCTGGGAGAGAAGCTGAAGACCCTCAGGAGGCAGCTGCAGCGCTGT CATCGATTTCTCCCCTGTGAAAATAAGAGCAAGGCTGTGGAGCAGGTGAAGAACGATTTTAATAAG CTCCAAGAGAAAGGCGTCTACAAGGCCATGAATGAGTTTGACATCTTCATCAACTGCATAGAAGCGTACATGACCATCAGAATGAAAAACTGA